One window of Agromyces rhizosphaerae genomic DNA carries:
- a CDS encoding PfkB family carbohydrate kinase: protein MGDPPTSPGSPSVNSAPRSERSEVDTQYEVAPGSGSASIHPDGADILVVGEALVDVVTRADGSVDESPGGSPANVAVTLGRLGRAPRLLCSLGDDASGTTVREWLGSSQVRQIGGVATRTSTATATLDRAGAARYGFDLCWEADFRAAGEPDLVHVGSIAAVLPPSAPDVARLVDRCRGRALVSVDPNIRPALVDEPVGVRARVESLIARADVVKASDDDMRWLHPGETPAEVARGWAAAGPALVVVTLGRDGAIAVFDDTELRIEGVPVDVVDTVGAGDTFMGALLDALVEAGAVGSDARGVLERLDASMVCAALERAARAAAITVGRAGADPPTRLELDGPAPCPGRSGGA from the coding sequence ATGGGGGACCCGCCGACTTCACCGGGGTCACCATCCGTGAATTCGGCACCCCGATCTGAGCGGAGCGAAGTGGACACACAGTACGAGGTCGCGCCGGGATCGGGGAGTGCTTCCATTCACCCCGACGGCGCCGACATCCTGGTCGTGGGCGAGGCGCTGGTCGATGTCGTGACCCGGGCAGACGGCTCGGTCGACGAGTCGCCGGGCGGAAGCCCCGCGAACGTGGCGGTGACGCTCGGTCGGCTGGGGCGCGCACCTCGCCTGCTGTGCTCGCTCGGTGACGACGCGAGCGGGACGACCGTGCGCGAATGGCTCGGATCGTCGCAGGTGCGCCAGATCGGAGGGGTCGCGACGCGAACATCGACGGCGACTGCGACGCTCGATCGCGCGGGCGCTGCCCGGTACGGCTTCGACCTGTGCTGGGAAGCGGACTTCCGCGCAGCCGGTGAGCCCGACCTGGTGCACGTCGGGTCGATCGCGGCCGTGCTTCCTCCCAGCGCACCCGACGTCGCCCGTCTCGTGGACCGATGCCGTGGGCGCGCGCTGGTCAGCGTCGACCCCAACATCAGGCCCGCCCTCGTCGACGAACCGGTCGGGGTGCGGGCGCGGGTGGAGTCCCTCATCGCACGTGCGGATGTCGTGAAGGCGAGCGACGACGACATGCGTTGGCTCCATCCGGGAGAAACGCCGGCCGAGGTGGCGCGGGGCTGGGCCGCCGCCGGACCCGCGCTCGTGGTCGTGACGCTGGGCCGCGACGGGGCGATCGCGGTCTTCGACGACACGGAGCTGCGTATCGAGGGCGTGCCCGTGGACGTGGTCGACACCGTCGGCGCCGGCGACACGTTCATGGGGGCACTGCTGGACGCGCTCGTCGAGGCGGGCGCCGTCGGCTCGGACGCACGCGGAGTCCTCGAACGGCTGGACGCGTCGATGGTCTGTGCCGCACTCGAGCGCGCGGCACGCGCGGCAGCGATCACTGTCGGGCGAGCCGGAGCGGATCCGCCAACGCGGCTCGAGCTGGATGGGCCGGCGCCGTGCCCGGGCAGGAGCGGTGGGGCGTAG